In Apis cerana isolate GH-2021 linkage group LG6, AcerK_1.0, whole genome shotgun sequence, the following are encoded in one genomic region:
- the LOC107994169 gene encoding DNA polymerase delta catalytic subunit isoform X1, translated as MNKRQFSSSTAKKAKYRDEDDDDYPGSFEAELATMDEMEDEFGNTMSQVIEEPIPVQLNKTSKIGPEQENTSSKWNRPPPPELNPQKDALIFQQIEIDHYSGIPLPGMPGSNMPPVPIMRMFGVTELGNSVCCHVHGFNPYLYVIAPTNFNDHHCRLFKEALDKAILKDMRSNPENIQVAVLAVERVFKQNMYGYTGDEKSLFLKITLALPKLVSRCKKIVEEETILSDFKHRYTAFESNIDFDIRFMVDTSVVGCSWIELPPKTWKLRQHFGHNLPLTARCQLEVDVAWDTFIAHAPQGEWSKIAPFRILSFDIECAGRKGIFPEPNHDPVIQIANMVIKQGESEPFLRNIFTLDTCAPIVGCQVLSFETEHKMLEKWADFVRQLDPDIFTGYNINNFDFPYLINRASHLNVRDFYFLGRIKNIKSVIKTQVLQSKQMGRRENKSINFEGRVPFDLLLVLVRDYKLRSYTLNAVSYHFLQEQKEDVHHSIITDLQNGNAQTRRRLAVYCLKDAYLPLRLLDKLMCIFIYMEMARVTGVSISSLLTRGQQIKVVSQLLRKTREKDYLMPVHRGQASDEQFEGATVIEPKRGYYNDPIATLDFSSLYPSIIMAHNLCYTTLLKYDKQTKNNIQSDNITITPNDSKFVKVNIRKGILPEILENLLSARKAAKAELKKETDPLKQKVLDGRQYALKVSANSVYGFTGAQMGKLPCLEISASVTAYGRTMIEQTKQEVEEQYCISKGYKNNAVVVYGDTDSVMIKFGVKTVEEAMELGKEAAEYVSSKFLKPIKLEFEKVYFPYLLINKKRYAGLYFTRPDKYDKMDCKGLETVRRDNCPLVANMMNTCLQKLLIDRNPTDAMNYAKQIISDLLCNRIDISQLVITKELTKTDYAAKQAHVELAAKMKKRDAGNAPKLGDRVPYVFIRAAKGTPAYQKAEDPIYVLENNIPIDTNYYLENQLAKPLVRIFEPILGEKAESLLLKGDHTRTKSVATSKVGALSAFTRKKEVCLGCKAVLVPEREKMALCKYCESKEAELYQNELYLGRKLEEKFCRLWTECQRCQGSLHQEVLCTSRDCPIFYMRKKVQMELDTQMKRIERFGIPSW; from the exons TACCTGGAATGCCAGGTAGTAATATGCCTCCTGTACCAATAATGAGAATGTTTGGTGTTACAGAATTAGGAAATTCAGTTTGTTGTCATGTACATGGTTTTAAtccttatttatatgttatagcaccaacaaattttaatgatcatCATTGTAGATTATTTAag gagGCTTTAGATAAAGCAATATTGAAAGATATGAGATCCAATCCAGAAAACATTCAGGTGGCTGTATTAGCTGTTGAACgagtatttaaacaaaatatgtatGGATATACAGGAGATgaaaaatcattgtttttaaaaattacattagcACTTCCAAAATTAGTATCACGTTGTAAGAAAATAGTTGAAGAAGAAACTATTTTATCTGATTTTAAACATCGATATACAGCTTTTGAAagcaatattgattttgatattag atttatggTTGATACATCAGTAGTTGGATGTTCATGGATTGAATTACCACCTAAAACTTGGAAGCTTCGACAACATTTTGGACACAATTTACCATTAACTGCAAGATGTCAGTTAGAAGTTGATGTTGCTTGGGATACTTTTATTGCACATGCTCCACAAGGAGAATGGTCAAAAATTGCTCCATTTAGAATTCTTAGTTTTGATATTGAATGTGCAGGACGCAaag gtaTATTTCCCGAACCAAATCATGATCCAGTGATACAAATTGCTAATATGGTAATAAAACAAGGAGAATCAGAAccatttttacgaaatattttcactcTTGACACTTGTGCACCAATTGTTGGTTGTCAAGTTTTAAGTTTTGAAACAGAACATAAAATGTTAGAA aAATGGGCTGATTTTGTGAGACAATTAGATCCTGATATTTTTACaggatataacataaataattttgattttccttatttaattaatcgagcaAGTCATCTTAATGTACgagatttctattttcttggtcgaataaaaaacataaaatctgTAATTAAAACTCAAGTACTTCAAAGCAAACAAATGGGTCGtcgtgaaaataaatctattaattttgaagGAAGAGTTCCATTTGATTTATTGTtg gTATTGGTtagagattataaattaagatcTTATACTTTAAATGCTGtctcttatcattttttacaagaaCAAAAAGAAGATGTTCATCATAGTATTATCACAGATTTACAAAATGGTAATGCACAAACACGTCGAAGACTTGCCGTTTATTGTTTGAAAGATGCATATTTACCACTTAGATTGTTGGATAAGTTGAtgtgtattttcatttatatggaAATGGCAAGAGTTACTGGAGTTTCCATATCTAGTTTATTAACACGAGGTCAACAAATTAAAGTTGTTTCACAATTATTGAGAAAG acTCGAGAAAAAGACTATTTAATGCCAGTGCATCGAGGTCAAGCTAGTGATGAACAATTTGAAGGAGCAACAGTTATAGAACCAAAACGTGGATATTATAATGATCCTATTGCAACTTTAGATTTTAGTTCTCTATATCCTAGTATTATTATGGCTCACAATTTATGTTACACAACATTGTTAAAATACGACAAACAGActaaaaacaatattcaatcagataatattactataactcctaatgattcaaaatttgtCAAAGTTAACATAAGAAAAGGAATCCTTccagaaattttagaaaatctttTGTCAGCTAGAAAAGCGGCAAAAGCtgaactaaaaaaagaaactgatccattaaaacaaaaagtttTAGATGGTAGACAATATGCTTTAAAAGTATCTGCTAATTCTGTGTATGGTTTTACTGGAGCACAAATGGGAAAACTACCATGTTTGGAAATATCTGCA AGTGTCACTGCATATGGACGTACTATGATAGAACAAACAAAACAGGAAGTAGAAGAACAATACTGCATTTCCaaaggatataaaaataatgcagtGGTTGTATATGGTGATACTGATTctgttatgattaaatttggTGTGAAAACAGTAGAAGAAGCTATGGAACTTGGTAAAGAAGCAGCAGAATACGTAtcctcaaaatttttaaagccaATAAAACtggaatttgaaaaagtatattttccatatttgttaattaataaaaaacgataCGCCGGTCTATATTTTACTCGTCCAgacaaatatgataaaatggaTTGCAAAGGTCTAGAAACTGTACGAAGAGATAATTGTCCATTAGTAGCAAATATGATGAATACttgtttacaaaaattacttattgacag aaatcCCACTGATGCTATGAATTAtgcaaaacaaattataagtGATCTTTTATGTAATCGTATAGATATTTCTCAGTTAGtaattacaaaagaattaaCTAAAACTGATTATGCAGCTAAACAAGCACATGTTGAATTAGcagcaaaaatgaaaaaacgagATGCTGGAAATGCACCAAAACTTGGTGATAGAGTACCATATGTTTTTATACGAGCAGCCAAAGGCACACCAGCTTATCAAAAAGCAGAAGATCCAATTTATGttctagaaaataatattcctatagatacaaattattatttagaaaatcaaTTAGCTAAACCACTAGTACGTATTTTTGAACCAATCCTTGGTGAAAAAGCTGAATCACTTTTATTGAAAGGAGATCATACACGCACAAAATCTGTTGCTACATCAAAAGTTGGTGCTTTGTCTGCATTTACACGTAAAAAGGAAGTATGCTTAGGTTGCAAAGCCGTTCTTGTAccggaaagagaaaaaatggcattatgtaaatattgtgAATCAAAAGAAGcagaattatatcaaaatgaattGTATCTTGgtagaaaattagaagaaaagttTTGTAGATTATGGACAGAATGTCAAAGATGCCAGGGAAGTCTTCATCAAGAAGTATTATGCACAAG TCGTGATTGTCCAATATTCTATATGAGAAAGAAAGTTCAAATGGAACTAGATACGCAAATGAAACGAATTGAAAGATTTGGAATTCCATCATGGTAA
- the LOC107994169 gene encoding DNA polymerase delta catalytic subunit isoform X2 gives MNKRQFSSSTAKKAKYRDEDDDDYPGSFEAELATMDEMEDEFGNTMSQVIEEGPEQENTSSKWNRPPPPELNPQKDALIFQQIEIDHYSGIPLPGMPGSNMPPVPIMRMFGVTELGNSVCCHVHGFNPYLYVIAPTNFNDHHCRLFKEALDKAILKDMRSNPENIQVAVLAVERVFKQNMYGYTGDEKSLFLKITLALPKLVSRCKKIVEEETILSDFKHRYTAFESNIDFDIRFMVDTSVVGCSWIELPPKTWKLRQHFGHNLPLTARCQLEVDVAWDTFIAHAPQGEWSKIAPFRILSFDIECAGRKGIFPEPNHDPVIQIANMVIKQGESEPFLRNIFTLDTCAPIVGCQVLSFETEHKMLEKWADFVRQLDPDIFTGYNINNFDFPYLINRASHLNVRDFYFLGRIKNIKSVIKTQVLQSKQMGRRENKSINFEGRVPFDLLLVLVRDYKLRSYTLNAVSYHFLQEQKEDVHHSIITDLQNGNAQTRRRLAVYCLKDAYLPLRLLDKLMCIFIYMEMARVTGVSISSLLTRGQQIKVVSQLLRKTREKDYLMPVHRGQASDEQFEGATVIEPKRGYYNDPIATLDFSSLYPSIIMAHNLCYTTLLKYDKQTKNNIQSDNITITPNDSKFVKVNIRKGILPEILENLLSARKAAKAELKKETDPLKQKVLDGRQYALKVSANSVYGFTGAQMGKLPCLEISASVTAYGRTMIEQTKQEVEEQYCISKGYKNNAVVVYGDTDSVMIKFGVKTVEEAMELGKEAAEYVSSKFLKPIKLEFEKVYFPYLLINKKRYAGLYFTRPDKYDKMDCKGLETVRRDNCPLVANMMNTCLQKLLIDRNPTDAMNYAKQIISDLLCNRIDISQLVITKELTKTDYAAKQAHVELAAKMKKRDAGNAPKLGDRVPYVFIRAAKGTPAYQKAEDPIYVLENNIPIDTNYYLENQLAKPLVRIFEPILGEKAESLLLKGDHTRTKSVATSKVGALSAFTRKKEVCLGCKAVLVPEREKMALCKYCESKEAELYQNELYLGRKLEEKFCRLWTECQRCQGSLHQEVLCTSRDCPIFYMRKKVQMELDTQMKRIERFGIPSW, from the exons TACCTGGAATGCCAGGTAGTAATATGCCTCCTGTACCAATAATGAGAATGTTTGGTGTTACAGAATTAGGAAATTCAGTTTGTTGTCATGTACATGGTTTTAAtccttatttatatgttatagcaccaacaaattttaatgatcatCATTGTAGATTATTTAag gagGCTTTAGATAAAGCAATATTGAAAGATATGAGATCCAATCCAGAAAACATTCAGGTGGCTGTATTAGCTGTTGAACgagtatttaaacaaaatatgtatGGATATACAGGAGATgaaaaatcattgtttttaaaaattacattagcACTTCCAAAATTAGTATCACGTTGTAAGAAAATAGTTGAAGAAGAAACTATTTTATCTGATTTTAAACATCGATATACAGCTTTTGAAagcaatattgattttgatattag atttatggTTGATACATCAGTAGTTGGATGTTCATGGATTGAATTACCACCTAAAACTTGGAAGCTTCGACAACATTTTGGACACAATTTACCATTAACTGCAAGATGTCAGTTAGAAGTTGATGTTGCTTGGGATACTTTTATTGCACATGCTCCACAAGGAGAATGGTCAAAAATTGCTCCATTTAGAATTCTTAGTTTTGATATTGAATGTGCAGGACGCAaag gtaTATTTCCCGAACCAAATCATGATCCAGTGATACAAATTGCTAATATGGTAATAAAACAAGGAGAATCAGAAccatttttacgaaatattttcactcTTGACACTTGTGCACCAATTGTTGGTTGTCAAGTTTTAAGTTTTGAAACAGAACATAAAATGTTAGAA aAATGGGCTGATTTTGTGAGACAATTAGATCCTGATATTTTTACaggatataacataaataattttgattttccttatttaattaatcgagcaAGTCATCTTAATGTACgagatttctattttcttggtcgaataaaaaacataaaatctgTAATTAAAACTCAAGTACTTCAAAGCAAACAAATGGGTCGtcgtgaaaataaatctattaattttgaagGAAGAGTTCCATTTGATTTATTGTtg gTATTGGTtagagattataaattaagatcTTATACTTTAAATGCTGtctcttatcattttttacaagaaCAAAAAGAAGATGTTCATCATAGTATTATCACAGATTTACAAAATGGTAATGCACAAACACGTCGAAGACTTGCCGTTTATTGTTTGAAAGATGCATATTTACCACTTAGATTGTTGGATAAGTTGAtgtgtattttcatttatatggaAATGGCAAGAGTTACTGGAGTTTCCATATCTAGTTTATTAACACGAGGTCAACAAATTAAAGTTGTTTCACAATTATTGAGAAAG acTCGAGAAAAAGACTATTTAATGCCAGTGCATCGAGGTCAAGCTAGTGATGAACAATTTGAAGGAGCAACAGTTATAGAACCAAAACGTGGATATTATAATGATCCTATTGCAACTTTAGATTTTAGTTCTCTATATCCTAGTATTATTATGGCTCACAATTTATGTTACACAACATTGTTAAAATACGACAAACAGActaaaaacaatattcaatcagataatattactataactcctaatgattcaaaatttgtCAAAGTTAACATAAGAAAAGGAATCCTTccagaaattttagaaaatctttTGTCAGCTAGAAAAGCGGCAAAAGCtgaactaaaaaaagaaactgatccattaaaacaaaaagtttTAGATGGTAGACAATATGCTTTAAAAGTATCTGCTAATTCTGTGTATGGTTTTACTGGAGCACAAATGGGAAAACTACCATGTTTGGAAATATCTGCA AGTGTCACTGCATATGGACGTACTATGATAGAACAAACAAAACAGGAAGTAGAAGAACAATACTGCATTTCCaaaggatataaaaataatgcagtGGTTGTATATGGTGATACTGATTctgttatgattaaatttggTGTGAAAACAGTAGAAGAAGCTATGGAACTTGGTAAAGAAGCAGCAGAATACGTAtcctcaaaatttttaaagccaATAAAACtggaatttgaaaaagtatattttccatatttgttaattaataaaaaacgataCGCCGGTCTATATTTTACTCGTCCAgacaaatatgataaaatggaTTGCAAAGGTCTAGAAACTGTACGAAGAGATAATTGTCCATTAGTAGCAAATATGATGAATACttgtttacaaaaattacttattgacag aaatcCCACTGATGCTATGAATTAtgcaaaacaaattataagtGATCTTTTATGTAATCGTATAGATATTTCTCAGTTAGtaattacaaaagaattaaCTAAAACTGATTATGCAGCTAAACAAGCACATGTTGAATTAGcagcaaaaatgaaaaaacgagATGCTGGAAATGCACCAAAACTTGGTGATAGAGTACCATATGTTTTTATACGAGCAGCCAAAGGCACACCAGCTTATCAAAAAGCAGAAGATCCAATTTATGttctagaaaataatattcctatagatacaaattattatttagaaaatcaaTTAGCTAAACCACTAGTACGTATTTTTGAACCAATCCTTGGTGAAAAAGCTGAATCACTTTTATTGAAAGGAGATCATACACGCACAAAATCTGTTGCTACATCAAAAGTTGGTGCTTTGTCTGCATTTACACGTAAAAAGGAAGTATGCTTAGGTTGCAAAGCCGTTCTTGTAccggaaagagaaaaaatggcattatgtaaatattgtgAATCAAAAGAAGcagaattatatcaaaatgaattGTATCTTGgtagaaaattagaagaaaagttTTGTAGATTATGGACAGAATGTCAAAGATGCCAGGGAAGTCTTCATCAAGAAGTATTATGCACAAG TCGTGATTGTCCAATATTCTATATGAGAAAGAAAGTTCAAATGGAACTAGATACGCAAATGAAACGAATTGAAAGATTTGGAATTCCATCATGGTAA
- the LOC107994169 gene encoding DNA polymerase delta catalytic subunit isoform X4: MDEMEDEFGNTMSQVIEEGPEQENTSSKWNRPPPPELNPQKDALIFQQIEIDHYSGIPLPGMPGSNMPPVPIMRMFGVTELGNSVCCHVHGFNPYLYVIAPTNFNDHHCRLFKEALDKAILKDMRSNPENIQVAVLAVERVFKQNMYGYTGDEKSLFLKITLALPKLVSRCKKIVEEETILSDFKHRYTAFESNIDFDIRFMVDTSVVGCSWIELPPKTWKLRQHFGHNLPLTARCQLEVDVAWDTFIAHAPQGEWSKIAPFRILSFDIECAGRKGIFPEPNHDPVIQIANMVIKQGESEPFLRNIFTLDTCAPIVGCQVLSFETEHKMLEKWADFVRQLDPDIFTGYNINNFDFPYLINRASHLNVRDFYFLGRIKNIKSVIKTQVLQSKQMGRRENKSINFEGRVPFDLLLVLVRDYKLRSYTLNAVSYHFLQEQKEDVHHSIITDLQNGNAQTRRRLAVYCLKDAYLPLRLLDKLMCIFIYMEMARVTGVSISSLLTRGQQIKVVSQLLRKTREKDYLMPVHRGQASDEQFEGATVIEPKRGYYNDPIATLDFSSLYPSIIMAHNLCYTTLLKYDKQTKNNIQSDNITITPNDSKFVKVNIRKGILPEILENLLSARKAAKAELKKETDPLKQKVLDGRQYALKVSANSVYGFTGAQMGKLPCLEISASVTAYGRTMIEQTKQEVEEQYCISKGYKNNAVVVYGDTDSVMIKFGVKTVEEAMELGKEAAEYVSSKFLKPIKLEFEKVYFPYLLINKKRYAGLYFTRPDKYDKMDCKGLETVRRDNCPLVANMMNTCLQKLLIDRNPTDAMNYAKQIISDLLCNRIDISQLVITKELTKTDYAAKQAHVELAAKMKKRDAGNAPKLGDRVPYVFIRAAKGTPAYQKAEDPIYVLENNIPIDTNYYLENQLAKPLVRIFEPILGEKAESLLLKGDHTRTKSVATSKVGALSAFTRKKEVCLGCKAVLVPEREKMALCKYCESKEAELYQNELYLGRKLEEKFCRLWTECQRCQGSLHQEVLCTSRDCPIFYMRKKVQMELDTQMKRIERFGIPSW, from the exons TACCTGGAATGCCAGGTAGTAATATGCCTCCTGTACCAATAATGAGAATGTTTGGTGTTACAGAATTAGGAAATTCAGTTTGTTGTCATGTACATGGTTTTAAtccttatttatatgttatagcaccaacaaattttaatgatcatCATTGTAGATTATTTAag gagGCTTTAGATAAAGCAATATTGAAAGATATGAGATCCAATCCAGAAAACATTCAGGTGGCTGTATTAGCTGTTGAACgagtatttaaacaaaatatgtatGGATATACAGGAGATgaaaaatcattgtttttaaaaattacattagcACTTCCAAAATTAGTATCACGTTGTAAGAAAATAGTTGAAGAAGAAACTATTTTATCTGATTTTAAACATCGATATACAGCTTTTGAAagcaatattgattttgatattag atttatggTTGATACATCAGTAGTTGGATGTTCATGGATTGAATTACCACCTAAAACTTGGAAGCTTCGACAACATTTTGGACACAATTTACCATTAACTGCAAGATGTCAGTTAGAAGTTGATGTTGCTTGGGATACTTTTATTGCACATGCTCCACAAGGAGAATGGTCAAAAATTGCTCCATTTAGAATTCTTAGTTTTGATATTGAATGTGCAGGACGCAaag gtaTATTTCCCGAACCAAATCATGATCCAGTGATACAAATTGCTAATATGGTAATAAAACAAGGAGAATCAGAAccatttttacgaaatattttcactcTTGACACTTGTGCACCAATTGTTGGTTGTCAAGTTTTAAGTTTTGAAACAGAACATAAAATGTTAGAA aAATGGGCTGATTTTGTGAGACAATTAGATCCTGATATTTTTACaggatataacataaataattttgattttccttatttaattaatcgagcaAGTCATCTTAATGTACgagatttctattttcttggtcgaataaaaaacataaaatctgTAATTAAAACTCAAGTACTTCAAAGCAAACAAATGGGTCGtcgtgaaaataaatctattaattttgaagGAAGAGTTCCATTTGATTTATTGTtg gTATTGGTtagagattataaattaagatcTTATACTTTAAATGCTGtctcttatcattttttacaagaaCAAAAAGAAGATGTTCATCATAGTATTATCACAGATTTACAAAATGGTAATGCACAAACACGTCGAAGACTTGCCGTTTATTGTTTGAAAGATGCATATTTACCACTTAGATTGTTGGATAAGTTGAtgtgtattttcatttatatggaAATGGCAAGAGTTACTGGAGTTTCCATATCTAGTTTATTAACACGAGGTCAACAAATTAAAGTTGTTTCACAATTATTGAGAAAG acTCGAGAAAAAGACTATTTAATGCCAGTGCATCGAGGTCAAGCTAGTGATGAACAATTTGAAGGAGCAACAGTTATAGAACCAAAACGTGGATATTATAATGATCCTATTGCAACTTTAGATTTTAGTTCTCTATATCCTAGTATTATTATGGCTCACAATTTATGTTACACAACATTGTTAAAATACGACAAACAGActaaaaacaatattcaatcagataatattactataactcctaatgattcaaaatttgtCAAAGTTAACATAAGAAAAGGAATCCTTccagaaattttagaaaatctttTGTCAGCTAGAAAAGCGGCAAAAGCtgaactaaaaaaagaaactgatccattaaaacaaaaagtttTAGATGGTAGACAATATGCTTTAAAAGTATCTGCTAATTCTGTGTATGGTTTTACTGGAGCACAAATGGGAAAACTACCATGTTTGGAAATATCTGCA AGTGTCACTGCATATGGACGTACTATGATAGAACAAACAAAACAGGAAGTAGAAGAACAATACTGCATTTCCaaaggatataaaaataatgcagtGGTTGTATATGGTGATACTGATTctgttatgattaaatttggTGTGAAAACAGTAGAAGAAGCTATGGAACTTGGTAAAGAAGCAGCAGAATACGTAtcctcaaaatttttaaagccaATAAAACtggaatttgaaaaagtatattttccatatttgttaattaataaaaaacgataCGCCGGTCTATATTTTACTCGTCCAgacaaatatgataaaatggaTTGCAAAGGTCTAGAAACTGTACGAAGAGATAATTGTCCATTAGTAGCAAATATGATGAATACttgtttacaaaaattacttattgacag aaatcCCACTGATGCTATGAATTAtgcaaaacaaattataagtGATCTTTTATGTAATCGTATAGATATTTCTCAGTTAGtaattacaaaagaattaaCTAAAACTGATTATGCAGCTAAACAAGCACATGTTGAATTAGcagcaaaaatgaaaaaacgagATGCTGGAAATGCACCAAAACTTGGTGATAGAGTACCATATGTTTTTATACGAGCAGCCAAAGGCACACCAGCTTATCAAAAAGCAGAAGATCCAATTTATGttctagaaaataatattcctatagatacaaattattatttagaaaatcaaTTAGCTAAACCACTAGTACGTATTTTTGAACCAATCCTTGGTGAAAAAGCTGAATCACTTTTATTGAAAGGAGATCATACACGCACAAAATCTGTTGCTACATCAAAAGTTGGTGCTTTGTCTGCATTTACACGTAAAAAGGAAGTATGCTTAGGTTGCAAAGCCGTTCTTGTAccggaaagagaaaaaatggcattatgtaaatattgtgAATCAAAAGAAGcagaattatatcaaaatgaattGTATCTTGgtagaaaattagaagaaaagttTTGTAGATTATGGACAGAATGTCAAAGATGCCAGGGAAGTCTTCATCAAGAAGTATTATGCACAAG TCGTGATTGTCCAATATTCTATATGAGAAAGAAAGTTCAAATGGAACTAGATACGCAAATGAAACGAATTGAAAGATTTGGAATTCCATCATGGTAA